A single window of Gammaproteobacteria bacterium DNA harbors:
- a CDS encoding VCBS repeat-containing protein yields LADIDGDGDLDLVEGNNGSTTRVYVNNGSGNFSDSGQALGGNLTRSVALADIDGDGDIDLVAGNESGQANRVYLNNGSGTFSDSGQALGNSNTISVALADIDGDGDIDLVAGNNGQANRVYLNQTNP; encoded by the coding sequence GCTGGCGGATATCGATGGCGACGGTGATCTCGACCTGGTCGAGGGTAATAATGGATCGACCACCCGCGTCTATGTCAACAACGGCAGCGGCAACTTTAGCGACAGCGGGCAGGCGCTGGGCGGCAATCTCACCCGCTCTGTCGCGCTGGCGGATATCGATGGCGACGGTGATATCGACCTGGTCGCGGGTAATGAGTCTGGACAGGCCAACCGCGTCTATCTCAACAACGGCAGCGGCACCTTTAGCGACAGCGGGCAGGCGCTGGGCAACAGTAACACCATCTCTGTCGCGCTGGCGGATATCGATGGCGACGGTGATATCGACCTGGTCGCGGGTAATAATGGACAGGCCAACCGCGTCTATCTCAACCAGACCAACCCCTGA